The Bdellovibrio sp. NC01 genome includes the window CGCATCAATAATCTTGTTGCGCACTTGAACCATCACTCTCAATGCGATGTCTGCACGTTCTGCTGCGATCATTGCACCAGCAACGTCATCTGTTTTTCCCGTCGCAACGTTCTGAGCAAAAGTGTCAGATGACTTTTGCAATTCGTTTACGGAATTAACAGCGTCTTTCAAGGTATCGGCGAAGCTCTTGCCAGATTCAGCTGAACTA containing:
- the fliE gene encoding flagellar hook-basal body complex protein FliE, which codes for MEGFTVSNANRFLDTGNIRDSKSLSVEGPSSVGSSAESGKSFADTLKDAVNSVNELQKSSDTFAQNVATGKTDDVAGAMIAAERADIALRVMVQVRNKIIDAYQEVMKMQV